A stretch of the Comamonas testosteroni TK102 genome encodes the following:
- a CDS encoding alpha/beta hydrolase: protein MNLPQVVRDAAYDNTRAVANSARQLADFEARSAELVQRSAGQLDVPFGTAERLRYDFFEGESGASTLLFIHGGYWQMRHKNTFRFVAQGALAHGLHAALIGYTLAPEATLTQIVEQVRSGIAAVRSHALQQRGNGRILLCGWSAGGHLTAMGLNCEGVVAGLGISGIYDLAPIAHTYLNQALRLSGAEIEQLSPLCLPATRKPFVTAYGTAELPQLQAQSQAFAAYRRDMEGDAEVAIEGADHFSILNALAQEDGVLLQALLQHR from the coding sequence CCTACGACAATACCCGTGCCGTCGCCAACAGTGCTCGGCAGCTCGCTGATTTCGAAGCCCGCAGTGCGGAGCTGGTGCAGCGATCTGCTGGACAACTGGATGTGCCGTTTGGAACGGCCGAGCGTTTGCGCTACGACTTCTTTGAGGGCGAGTCCGGTGCCAGTACGCTGCTGTTCATTCACGGCGGCTACTGGCAGATGCGCCACAAGAACACTTTTCGGTTTGTGGCTCAGGGCGCGCTCGCGCATGGACTGCATGCTGCTCTGATTGGATACACGCTGGCCCCCGAGGCCACGCTGACTCAGATCGTGGAGCAGGTGAGATCAGGCATCGCGGCTGTCCGCAGCCATGCCTTGCAGCAGCGCGGTAACGGACGCATCCTGCTATGCGGTTGGTCTGCGGGGGGGCATCTCACCGCGATGGGTCTGAATTGCGAGGGAGTGGTTGCAGGTCTGGGCATCAGCGGCATCTACGACCTGGCACCGATTGCTCATACCTACCTGAACCAGGCGCTCCGGCTATCTGGCGCTGAAATCGAGCAACTGAGCCCCTTATGCCTGCCTGCAACCCGCAAGCCGTTTGTGACAGCCTATGGAACGGCAGAACTTCCCCAATTGCAGGCGCAGAGTCAAGCCTTTGCGGCCTATCGCCGTGACATGGAGGGTGATGCAGAAGTCGCCATAGAAGGCGCGGATCACTTCAGCATCCTGAATGCGCTGGCTCAAGAGGATGGAGTGCTGCTGCAGGCCTTGCTGCAGCACCGGTGA